One Gloeobacter morelensis MG652769 DNA window includes the following coding sequences:
- a CDS encoding glycosyltransferase family protein, producing the protein MYSHDSYGLGNVRRMIAICEHLLATTEDLSILLISGSPMLHSFRLPEGLDYIKLPCLNRGQTGRPTAKYLKTGLAETVRLRSELILQAVAHFHPDVLLVDKNPRGLEGELEDTLYYVEQMLPPTRCVLLLRDILDRPEATIALWQKQGFHRTIEKFYTSILVAGMPQVFDLVREYQLPQATAHKVHYCGYIAKPAGVQSIAQIRTGLGIAADRPLVLVTPGGGEDGFQLVERYLVDLEPFADAAFHSLVILGPEMPAERRRDCFAAATRLPHLHMLEFTDDLTGCIAAADAVVSMGGYNTICEILTLGKRAVVVPRVRPVEEQWIRSARLEQMGLLTALHPDRIQAGELYTAVQSALAQPVRPPCARFDLNALGRITHHLLCGGQTLAPPTYVPALPPLEVAS; encoded by the coding sequence GTGTATTCTCACGATTCCTACGGCCTCGGCAATGTGCGCAGGATGATCGCCATCTGCGAACATCTGCTCGCCACGACCGAAGATCTGTCGATTCTGCTTATCTCCGGCTCGCCGATGCTGCACAGCTTCCGGCTCCCTGAGGGCCTCGACTACATCAAGCTGCCCTGCCTCAACCGCGGCCAGACCGGACGGCCCACCGCCAAGTACCTCAAGACCGGCCTCGCCGAAACCGTGCGCCTGCGCTCGGAGCTGATCTTGCAGGCGGTGGCCCACTTTCACCCGGACGTGCTGCTGGTCGATAAGAACCCCCGCGGCCTGGAGGGCGAACTGGAGGATACGCTCTACTACGTCGAGCAGATGCTGCCGCCGACGCGCTGCGTGTTGCTCTTGCGCGACATCCTCGACCGCCCGGAAGCGACGATCGCCCTGTGGCAGAAGCAGGGCTTCCATAGGACGATCGAGAAGTTCTACACATCGATTCTGGTGGCGGGCATGCCCCAGGTGTTCGATCTGGTGCGCGAGTATCAACTTCCCCAGGCGACTGCCCACAAAGTGCACTACTGCGGCTACATCGCCAAGCCCGCCGGGGTGCAGTCGATCGCCCAAATCCGCACAGGTCTCGGTATCGCAGCGGACCGGCCGCTGGTGCTGGTCACCCCGGGTGGAGGTGAGGACGGCTTTCAGCTGGTCGAGCGGTATCTGGTGGACCTCGAACCCTTCGCGGACGCCGCTTTTCACAGCCTGGTGATCCTTGGGCCGGAGATGCCCGCCGAGCGCCGCCGGGACTGCTTTGCCGCCGCGACCCGCCTGCCGCACCTGCACATGCTCGAATTTACCGACGATCTGACCGGTTGTATAGCCGCCGCGGACGCGGTGGTCTCCATGGGCGGCTACAACACCATCTGCGAAATCCTTACCCTCGGCAAGCGGGCGGTGGTGGTCCCGCGCGTGCGGCCGGTCGAAGAACAGTGGATCCGCTCCGCGCGGCTCGAACAAATGGGGCTGCTCACCGCCCTTCACCCCGACCGCATCCAGGCGGGCGAATTGTACACAGCCGTGCAGAGCGCCCTCGCTCAGCCTGTCCGTCCTCCCTGCGCGCGCTTTGATCTCAACGCCCTGGGCCGCATCACCCACCACCTGCTCTGCGGCGGCCAGACACTCGCCCCACCGACTTACGTTCCGGCCCTGCCGCCTCTGGAGGTCGCCAGCTGA
- a CDS encoding UDP-glucose dehydrogenase family protein translates to MRVCVIGTGYVGLVTGACLAHIGHDVVGVDNNAAKVAQMQAGISPIVEPGLEAIMAGAMQAQRLAFTTDIGAGVRHGEVIFIAVGTPALPSGESDTRAVEAVARAIGIHLDGSYKVIVNKSTVPIGSGDWVRMLVSENAAPNVDFDVVSNPEFLREGSAVFDTFNPDRIVLGGSGRRAVALMKKLYEPITQRQVAAEAALPPVPVVVTDLASAEMIKYAANAFLATKISFINEVANICDRVGADVQQVALGMGLDSRIGGKFLQAGLGWGGSCFPKDVAALVHTACDYGYEAKLLAAAVAVNRSQRYLAIEKLRQALGILKGKTIGLLGLTFKPDTDDLRDAPALALAAECRRLGARVKAYDPTVRPERPPAGLEAGVADCPESLAAGCDALVLVTEWAEFRTLDYAGLARSMARALIVDGRNFLDPQILAAAGFTYVGIGKPGAKAAPAAPEKAAPVLAIAS, encoded by the coding sequence ATGCGCGTCTGCGTTATCGGTACTGGCTATGTTGGTTTGGTTACGGGAGCCTGTCTGGCCCATATCGGCCACGACGTTGTGGGCGTGGACAACAACGCCGCCAAGGTCGCCCAGATGCAAGCGGGAATCTCCCCGATTGTTGAACCGGGCCTCGAAGCGATCATGGCCGGGGCGATGCAGGCGCAGCGGTTGGCGTTTACGACCGATATCGGGGCTGGGGTTCGCCACGGCGAAGTGATCTTTATTGCCGTCGGCACCCCGGCTTTGCCCAGCGGCGAGAGCGATACGCGGGCGGTCGAAGCGGTGGCTAGAGCCATCGGTATTCACCTGGACGGCAGCTACAAGGTAATCGTCAACAAATCGACCGTGCCCATCGGCTCGGGAGACTGGGTACGGATGCTGGTGAGCGAAAACGCTGCGCCGAATGTCGATTTTGATGTCGTGAGCAACCCCGAATTTCTGCGCGAAGGCTCGGCAGTATTCGATACCTTTAACCCCGATCGCATCGTGCTCGGGGGCAGCGGCAGGCGGGCCGTCGCTCTGATGAAAAAGCTCTACGAACCGATTACCCAACGGCAAGTGGCCGCCGAGGCCGCTTTGCCGCCGGTGCCGGTGGTGGTGACGGACCTGGCGTCTGCCGAGATGATCAAGTATGCGGCGAACGCCTTTTTGGCCACCAAAATCAGCTTCATCAACGAAGTGGCCAATATCTGCGACCGGGTCGGCGCCGATGTGCAGCAGGTGGCCCTGGGCATGGGCCTCGATTCGCGCATCGGCGGCAAATTTTTGCAGGCGGGTCTTGGTTGGGGAGGATCTTGCTTTCCCAAGGATGTCGCAGCTCTGGTGCACACTGCCTGCGACTACGGTTACGAGGCGAAACTGCTGGCGGCGGCGGTGGCGGTCAACCGCTCCCAGCGCTATCTGGCTATCGAAAAATTGCGCCAAGCGCTGGGCATCCTCAAAGGCAAGACGATCGGCCTGTTGGGTCTTACTTTCAAGCCCGACACCGACGATCTGCGCGACGCCCCGGCCTTGGCTCTGGCCGCCGAGTGCCGGAGATTGGGGGCTCGGGTGAAAGCTTACGATCCGACCGTCCGCCCGGAGCGTCCGCCCGCGGGCCTCGAAGCGGGTGTGGCCGACTGCCCTGAGAGCCTCGCGGCCGGTTGCGACGCCCTGGTGCTGGTGACCGAGTGGGCCGAATTTCGTACCCTCGACTACGCCGGCCTGGCCCGGTCGATGGCAAGAGCGCTGATCGTGGACGGGCGCAACTTTCTTGATCCCCAGATTCTCGCAGCGGCGGGCTTTACCTACGTGGGCATCGGCAAACCCGGGGCCAAAGCGGCGCCGGCCGCCCCCGAAAAAGCGGCGCCGGTGCTCGCCATCGCCAGCTGA
- a CDS encoding glycosyltransferase family 4 protein, with amino-acid sequence MSLKVCIATLEFPPDVGGVGESVHRIAHFLRDLGYAVHIAVFRSEPKAVLSQGPRRAQCLTTEQDGLTVHRLKPPIRSADASKQEMLSDLYFQLCALHRRYGFDVLHAFFLSETGYLFTLLGREHGVPVINSIRGSDIHKHMFSPLLHAQMVWTLENSVWVTFVSRDLQSRAALFAPAIREKSSAFWNSIDPVRFDNLPEAPLPYPLRGTVIGSVGRFRDKKGIEFLLDACGRLLAESLDVTLLLVGDFVPKEAAYWQLEVENAGLGDRLLVTGLLSREQALACYALLDIFVIPSLHDGCPNALLEAMTAGRAIVGTRADAIGEILDHERDALLVPPCDSEALAAALGRLVASPDLRRQLGEAARYKVSEWLAPWIEQQHWSEIYRHVLPQTDAAAHSLPATAVELPLAADH; translated from the coding sequence ATGAGCCTGAAAGTCTGCATCGCAACCCTTGAATTTCCCCCCGATGTCGGGGGGGTCGGCGAATCGGTCCACCGCATCGCCCACTTCCTGCGGGATCTGGGCTACGCAGTGCACATCGCCGTCTTTCGCTCGGAACCGAAGGCCGTCTTGAGCCAGGGTCCGCGCCGCGCCCAGTGCCTCACCACCGAGCAGGACGGCCTGACGGTCCACCGCCTCAAACCGCCCATCCGCTCCGCCGATGCCTCCAAACAGGAGATGCTGAGCGATCTGTACTTTCAACTGTGCGCCCTGCACCGGCGCTACGGCTTCGATGTGTTGCACGCCTTTTTCTTGAGCGAAACAGGTTATCTGTTCACGCTATTGGGCCGCGAACACGGCGTGCCGGTGATCAACAGCATCCGCGGCTCGGACATCCACAAGCACATGTTCAGCCCGCTACTGCACGCCCAGATGGTCTGGACCCTCGAAAATTCCGTCTGGGTGACCTTTGTGAGCCGCGACCTGCAAAGCCGGGCGGCGCTCTTTGCCCCGGCCATCCGCGAGAAGTCCTCGGCATTCTGGAATTCGATCGACCCGGTGCGCTTCGACAACCTGCCCGAAGCACCCCTGCCCTACCCCTTGCGCGGCACGGTGATTGGCTCGGTCGGCCGCTTCCGCGACAAAAAAGGGATCGAATTTCTGCTGGACGCCTGTGGACGCCTGCTGGCCGAATCGCTCGACGTTACCCTGCTGCTGGTGGGAGACTTCGTACCCAAAGAAGCCGCCTACTGGCAGTTGGAGGTGGAGAATGCCGGCCTGGGCGACCGGCTGTTGGTAACGGGGCTATTGTCCCGCGAGCAGGCGCTCGCCTGCTACGCCCTCCTCGACATTTTTGTGATCCCTTCGCTGCACGACGGTTGCCCGAACGCCCTCCTGGAGGCGATGACGGCGGGCCGGGCGATCGTGGGCACCCGCGCGGACGCCATCGGCGAAATTCTCGATCACGAGCGCGACGCGCTTTTGGTTCCCCCCTGCGACAGCGAAGCCCTCGCAGCCGCCCTGGGCCGCCTCGTCGCTTCGCCGGATCTGCGCCGCCAACTGGGGGAAGCCGCCCGCTACAAAGTCAGCGAATGGCTCGCCCCCTGGATCGAACAGCAGCACTGGAGCGAAATCTACCGGCACGTCCTCCCGCAGACCGATGCCGCCGCCCATAGCCTGCCTGCCACCGCCGTCGAACTGCCCCTGGCGGCTGACCACTAG
- a CDS encoding glycosyltransferase family protein, whose amino-acid sequence MKKKILFYCQHILGMGHLVRSMEIVRGLAGEFEVCFINGGEQVPGFAVPPGIEVINLPAIKTDAAFRTLTVVGQADDLEAVQAARRDRLLAILHRFAPDALVIELFPFGRRRFSFELVPLLEAARAGGRTKVICSLRDIVVTKQDQAKHEQKVCQLMNRYFDLLLVHGDPRFQPLEQTFSRVADLTCPVHYTGYVVQQPPPAPPAALPAGPLIVTSIGGGRFGHELIASTIGASGILQERLPHRFAIFCGPFMPEDTFERFQLLATSLPRTTVERYTPHLLSYLQKADLSISMSGYNTTMNVLTTGVRAMLLAFTGNDDLEQTIRSQKLEDLGVVARIHPEELLPERFARKILACLEREPTTFHFDLDGVARTAGHLRALLAPALPTTAVGPFR is encoded by the coding sequence ATGAAAAAGAAGATTCTCTTTTACTGCCAGCACATTCTGGGCATGGGCCACCTGGTCCGCAGCATGGAGATCGTCCGCGGCCTGGCAGGAGAATTTGAGGTGTGCTTTATCAACGGCGGGGAGCAGGTGCCAGGCTTCGCGGTGCCCCCAGGCATCGAAGTGATCAACCTGCCCGCCATCAAGACCGACGCCGCCTTTCGCACCCTGACCGTCGTCGGTCAGGCGGACGATCTCGAAGCCGTCCAGGCGGCCCGCCGCGACCGATTGCTCGCGATCTTGCACCGGTTTGCTCCCGACGCGCTTGTGATCGAGTTGTTTCCCTTCGGCCGGCGCCGGTTTTCCTTTGAACTGGTGCCGCTATTGGAAGCCGCCCGCGCCGGGGGTCGGACCAAAGTGATCTGCAGCCTGCGCGACATCGTGGTCACCAAGCAGGACCAGGCCAAGCACGAACAAAAAGTCTGCCAACTGATGAACCGCTACTTCGACTTGCTGCTGGTGCACGGCGACCCGCGCTTCCAGCCGCTAGAGCAGACTTTTTCGCGGGTGGCGGATCTGACTTGCCCGGTGCACTACACCGGCTACGTCGTCCAGCAGCCTCCCCCGGCCCCGCCCGCAGCCCTGCCCGCCGGGCCGCTCATCGTCACGAGCATCGGCGGCGGCCGCTTCGGCCACGAGCTGATCGCATCGACCATCGGCGCTTCCGGGATCCTCCAGGAGCGGCTACCGCACCGCTTCGCCATCTTCTGCGGTCCGTTCATGCCCGAGGACACCTTCGAGCGCTTCCAGTTGCTGGCCACTTCCCTGCCGCGCACCACCGTCGAGCGCTACACCCCCCATTTGCTCAGTTACCTGCAAAAAGCCGACCTGTCGATCAGCATGTCCGGCTACAACACGACGATGAACGTGCTGACCACCGGCGTGCGGGCGATGCTGCTCGCTTTTACCGGCAACGACGACCTGGAGCAAACGATCCGCTCCCAAAAACTCGAAGACCTGGGCGTCGTCGCGCGTATCCACCCCGAGGAGCTGCTGCCGGAGCGCTTCGCCCGCAAGATCCTCGCCTGCCTGGAGCGCGAGCCCACGACTTTTCATTTTGACCTCGACGGCGTGGCGCGCACGGCAGGGCACCTCCGCGCCCTGCTTGCCCCCGCCCTGCCCACCACCGCCGTCGGCCCTTTCCGTTGA
- a CDS encoding CHAT domain-containing protein, with translation MTTVLRRKGRLLDALSDTNSALRQRLEPDEQKLLDELTATRSNLAALVFRGLEDDTPEQYRAKVAALETQAEQLETSLSRRSAEFVRQSTAVTLDSVRQQLPADTALVEIVQYRPLNLQAVERDKQFGAARYAAYLLDSQGKLQWLDLGEATSLNAAATALRQQLQNSERSAAKLKPLARRLEQKLMAPIRRKLGNPRRILISPDGMLNLLPFATLIDERNRYLVENYTISYLSSGRDLLRLGRSQPAVQSALIVANPNFDNAETARTRSAGEGRRRSTEPVAADLGKLRYDPLPATAEEAEAIAELLPEARVLTGKNATENALKQVRGPGILHIATHGFFLEEVEEQAKNPLLRSGLVLAGFNQRDSGGDDGALTALELSGLNLQGTRLVVLSACETGLGEIASGEGVYGLKRALTLAGAESQLVSLWQVEDEGTRDLMVQYYRQLQQGAGRGEGLRKAQLNLLKSKQYSHPYYWSSFILSGDWRPVQGLFQSAAGR, from the coding sequence ATGACCACTGTCTTGCGACGCAAAGGCAGACTGCTCGACGCCCTCAGCGACACCAATAGCGCTTTGCGCCAACGCCTCGAACCCGACGAGCAGAAGCTGCTGGATGAATTGACGGCAACCCGCTCTAATCTGGCGGCCCTTGTTTTCCGAGGATTGGAAGACGATACTCCCGAGCAGTATCGGGCGAAGGTTGCCGCTCTAGAGACCCAGGCAGAGCAGTTAGAGACTAGCCTCAGCCGCCGCAGTGCCGAGTTTGTCCGGCAGAGCACCGCAGTGACGCTCGACTCGGTACGGCAGCAGTTGCCGGCGGACACGGCCTTGGTCGAAATCGTTCAGTACCGGCCGCTAAATTTGCAGGCAGTTGAGCGGGACAAACAATTTGGGGCGGCGCGCTACGCTGCCTATCTGCTGGATAGTCAGGGGAAGTTGCAGTGGCTGGATCTGGGAGAAGCGACGTCTCTCAATGCTGCCGCGACAGCCTTACGCCAACAGTTGCAAAATAGCGAGCGTTCCGCAGCAAAGCTCAAACCCCTGGCCCGCCGCCTCGAACAGAAGTTGATGGCTCCCATTCGGCGCAAGCTGGGCAACCCTCGCCGCATCTTGATTTCCCCGGACGGAATGCTCAATTTGTTGCCCTTTGCCACCCTGATCGATGAGCGCAACCGCTATCTGGTCGAGAACTACACGATCAGCTATTTAAGTTCCGGCCGGGATTTGCTTAGATTGGGCCGCTCGCAACCTGCTGTCCAATCCGCGCTGATTGTCGCCAATCCAAACTTTGATAATGCCGAGACCGCCCGGACGCGCTCGGCGGGGGAGGGACGCAGGCGCAGCACCGAACCGGTCGCGGCAGATCTGGGCAAACTTCGCTACGATCCGCTGCCGGCTACGGCTGAGGAGGCGGAGGCAATTGCTGAGTTGCTGCCCGAGGCGCGGGTGCTTACCGGCAAAAATGCCACCGAGAACGCCCTCAAGCAAGTGCGGGGGCCGGGGATTTTGCACATCGCCACCCACGGGTTTTTTCTGGAGGAGGTCGAGGAGCAAGCCAAAAATCCGCTGCTGCGCTCGGGGCTGGTTCTGGCCGGGTTCAACCAGCGCGACAGCGGCGGGGACGATGGGGCGCTCACGGCGTTGGAACTGTCGGGGCTGAATTTGCAGGGCACCCGGCTGGTGGTGCTTTCGGCCTGTGAGACGGGACTGGGGGAAATCGCGAGCGGCGAAGGGGTCTACGGCCTCAAGCGGGCGCTGACGCTGGCGGGTGCGGAAAGCCAGTTGGTGAGCCTCTGGCAGGTCGAAGACGAGGGTACGCGCGATCTGATGGTGCAGTACTACCGGCAGTTGCAGCAGGGGGCAGGCCGCGGCGAGGGGCTGCGCAAAGCTCAGCTCAATTTGCTCAAAAGCAAACAGTACAGCCATCCGTACTACTGGTCGTCCTTTATTCTCTCGGGGGACTGGCGGCCGGTACAGGGGCTCTTTCAGAGCGCAGCCGGGCGATAG